The proteins below are encoded in one region of Fervidicoccaceae archaeon:
- a CDS encoding ABC transporter ATP-binding protein, giving the protein MKCALREDEILRVRDLDVRFYTYAGEVHAVSRVSFNVRANETVALVGETGCGKTVTTRALTRLIEAPGKIVGGSALFRRRDGSVVDLLRLSDDEIRRIRGDEIAYIFQDPSSALDPLYTVGYHVWETVADHRSAKKREVLREAVRLLRETAVASPEKRVKSYPHELSGGMRQRVVIALGIANGPRMLIADEPTTNLDVTVQAQILELLRDIQKKHSTSILLITHNMGVVAEMASRVYVMYAGKIVEEGGVEEIFYDPLHPYTTLLLRAVPNPLSPSARLQQIPGFVPSLIDPPPGCRFHPRCPKAVEICRLKEPPEVELGGGRRVSCWLYTGE; this is encoded by the coding sequence ATGAAGTGTGCTCTACGCGAGGACGAGATACTGAGGGTTCGAGATCTCGACGTGAGGTTCTATACTTACGCCGGCGAGGTCCACGCGGTATCGCGCGTCTCGTTTAACGTCCGCGCGAACGAGACCGTCGCCCTGGTCGGCGAGACCGGCTGCGGCAAGACCGTGACCACTAGGGCCCTGACGAGGCTTATCGAGGCGCCCGGAAAGATCGTCGGAGGATCCGCACTCTTCAGGAGGCGAGACGGGAGCGTGGTGGACCTGCTGAGGCTCAGCGACGATGAGATAAGGAGGATCCGAGGCGACGAGATAGCGTATATATTTCAAGATCCCTCGTCGGCTCTCGACCCGCTATACACGGTCGGCTACCACGTGTGGGAGACCGTGGCCGATCACAGGAGCGCCAAGAAGAGGGAGGTTCTGAGAGAGGCCGTTAGGCTTCTGAGAGAGACGGCTGTAGCGAGCCCTGAGAAGAGAGTAAAGAGCTATCCCCACGAGCTCTCCGGAGGCATGAGGCAGAGAGTAGTCATAGCGCTCGGCATAGCGAATGGGCCGAGAATGCTAATAGCCGATGAGCCGACCACGAATCTAGACGTCACGGTTCAAGCGCAGATACTAGAGCTCCTCCGCGATATACAGAAGAAGCATTCGACCTCGATACTTCTGATAACCCACAACATGGGGGTCGTGGCCGAGATGGCCAGCAGAGTATACGTGATGTACGCTGGGAAGATAGTCGAGGAGGGTGGGGTCGAAGAGATATTCTACGACCCTCTTCATCCCTATACCACGTTGCTACTTAGAGCAGTGCCCAATCCTCTGAGTCCATCCGCGAGGCTCCAACAGATACCGGGTTTCGTGCCGTCACTCATCGATCCTCCGCCGGGCTGCAGATTCCACCCCAGGTGCCCCAAGGCCGTGGAGATCTGCAGGCTCAAGGAGCCGCCCGAGGTAGAGCTCGGGGGAGGCAGGAGGGTCTCCTGCTGGCTGTATACGGGGGAGTGA
- a CDS encoding ABC transporter substrate-binding protein, translated as MALERVAALLLLIALLVPTASEIVEAQVRRDGTPGGVLIQAIVGDPPHLNVGITTSVAALICSAGIFESLLRFDEQFNPYPGLAERWEISPDGKEFTFYLVKNATWHDGTPFTAQDVKFTFERVLARYHPREREVLRTLDRVEVLDNYTVKFLFKEPNAVFLYTLNVHNAPILPKHLLEPYADNMTAAPFNSKPVGTGPFRFVEWRKGEYVRLERNPNYYLPGLPYLDGIVTRIFRDAVSAVLALEKGEVDYITGYYMPLSEAKRLQGSKDIVLTDRGTTITSPIFLMFYNIHKAPLNNLEFRKAVAYAINRQEILDKVFFGFGRVATGPIPSSSWAYTGDVEKYEFNPEKAKQILDSLGFRDIDNDGFREFPNGTKLVLTFPYNSGVAIHERTAQLVADMLRNVGIKVELKAYDEATLTTTVYSRREFDLAVERFSTGPDPVVGIGRLFLSTYAFSGVPFSNSAVSYNNSEVDKLLTEASRVVDRTIRKQLFEEFQRIVARDLPYLPLVEVSDVAAIRSNVRNLHAWSAESRVERVDVWIAKIAPAPTPTPTPTPASTPTPTTPKPTPTPTGPSTGVIVAIAAAVAIAVVAAYAITKSKRK; from the coding sequence TTGGCCCTCGAGCGCGTCGCCGCTCTCCTTCTCTTAATAGCGCTTCTAGTGCCGACTGCGAGCGAGATAGTCGAAGCGCAGGTGAGGAGAGACGGCACGCCAGGCGGCGTGTTGATACAGGCTATAGTGGGCGACCCGCCCCACCTCAACGTGGGGATAACGACGAGCGTCGCAGCTCTGATATGTAGCGCGGGGATCTTCGAGTCGCTGCTGAGATTCGACGAGCAATTCAATCCGTACCCAGGTCTCGCCGAGCGATGGGAGATATCTCCCGACGGGAAAGAGTTCACGTTCTACTTGGTAAAGAACGCCACCTGGCACGACGGCACACCCTTCACGGCTCAAGACGTCAAGTTCACTTTCGAGAGAGTGCTCGCCAGATATCACCCGAGAGAGAGGGAGGTGCTCAGAACCCTCGATAGGGTCGAAGTCTTGGACAATTACACGGTCAAGTTCCTCTTCAAGGAGCCCAACGCGGTTTTCCTCTACACGCTCAATGTGCACAACGCGCCGATCCTGCCAAAGCATCTACTGGAGCCCTACGCGGACAATATGACGGCCGCTCCGTTCAATTCCAAGCCGGTGGGCACAGGGCCCTTCAGATTCGTCGAGTGGAGAAAGGGAGAATACGTGAGGCTCGAGAGGAACCCCAACTACTATCTACCGGGCCTGCCGTATCTGGACGGCATCGTGACCAGGATCTTCAGAGACGCCGTGTCGGCCGTCCTCGCTCTCGAGAAAGGCGAGGTGGACTACATAACAGGTTACTACATGCCGCTGAGCGAGGCCAAGAGGCTCCAGGGCTCTAAGGACATAGTGCTCACCGATAGGGGCACAACCATTACTTCACCGATCTTCCTGATGTTCTACAATATTCACAAGGCGCCTCTCAACAATCTAGAGTTCAGGAAGGCCGTGGCATATGCCATAAATAGGCAGGAGATACTAGACAAAGTGTTCTTTGGGTTCGGGAGAGTAGCGACCGGACCCATACCGAGCTCCAGCTGGGCATACACCGGCGACGTGGAGAAGTACGAGTTCAATCCCGAGAAAGCGAAGCAGATCCTCGACTCTCTGGGCTTCAGAGATATTGATAACGACGGATTCAGGGAGTTCCCCAACGGTACTAAACTCGTCTTGACGTTCCCCTATAACTCGGGCGTCGCGATTCACGAGAGGACGGCGCAGCTCGTGGCGGACATGCTGAGGAACGTCGGCATAAAGGTTGAGCTCAAAGCCTACGACGAGGCCACGCTGACAACTACTGTTTACTCGAGACGCGAATTCGACTTAGCGGTCGAGAGATTTTCAACCGGCCCCGACCCCGTGGTCGGAATAGGCAGGCTGTTCCTCAGCACCTACGCCTTCTCCGGAGTGCCCTTCAGCAACTCGGCTGTCAGCTACAACAACAGCGAAGTCGACAAGCTGTTGACCGAGGCCTCCAGGGTGGTCGATAGGACCATCAGGAAGCAGCTCTTCGAGGAGTTCCAACGCATAGTCGCGAGGGATCTACCTTATCTACCGCTGGTTGAGGTGAGCGACGTGGCCGCGATCAGGAGCAACGTGAGAAACTTACACGCTTGGAGCGCGGAGTCCAGAGTCGAGAGGGTCGACGTGTGGATCGCTAAGATCGCCCCCGCTCCGACGCCTACACCGACGCCCACACCCGCATCAACGCCCACCCCCACGACCCCCAAGCCTACTCCCACGCCCACGGGACCCAGTACCGGAGTGATTGTTGCGATCGCTGCGGCGGTCGCGATCGCTGTAGTAGCCGCTTATGCTATCACGAAGAGTAAGAGGAAGTAG
- a CDS encoding ABC transporter permease translates to MPLPSRVPLGAIFATGSSRLALSLVLAMVILALGADYIAPYDPLSAIFPPFLPPCREHPFGTDDLGRDVFSRTIHGTRVSLLVGFTSAVMAIAIGLLVGLLSGYFGGPIDGILMRITDTFQVIPRLVLATVMVAFFGASIWNVIFVLGILSWPRTARTVRSLVLTIKEQAFVEAARAIGLRDFDIIFRHVVPNVASTVAVLVGYEMASAILIEAGLSFLGLGDPNLVSWGKIIHEGQKYFRLGWWMPLFPGLFLSMLVVSVNAVADSLSFYLNPKLRPR, encoded by the coding sequence ATGCCGTTGCCGAGCAGAGTCCCGCTCGGCGCGATATTCGCCACGGGCTCCTCGAGACTGGCTTTGTCTCTCGTACTCGCGATGGTGATTCTGGCGCTAGGTGCCGACTACATTGCGCCCTACGATCCCCTGAGCGCGATTTTCCCGCCATTCTTACCGCCCTGTCGCGAGCACCCCTTCGGGACCGACGACCTAGGTCGCGACGTTTTCAGTAGAACTATACACGGGACCAGAGTGTCCCTCCTAGTGGGCTTCACCTCGGCAGTCATGGCGATAGCCATAGGCCTGCTCGTGGGCCTGCTCTCCGGCTACTTCGGGGGGCCGATCGATGGCATCCTCATGAGGATCACCGATACCTTTCAGGTAATACCGAGATTAGTACTGGCCACGGTCATGGTGGCGTTCTTCGGAGCGAGCATATGGAACGTGATATTCGTGCTCGGCATACTCAGCTGGCCTCGGACCGCCAGAACAGTCAGATCCCTCGTGTTGACAATCAAAGAGCAGGCGTTCGTTGAGGCCGCCCGCGCCATTGGCCTCAGGGACTTCGATATAATATTTAGGCACGTGGTCCCCAACGTGGCCTCGACCGTTGCGGTACTGGTCGGCTACGAGATGGCCTCTGCCATACTCATCGAGGCCGGACTGAGCTTTCTGGGCCTCGGCGATCCGAATCTCGTCAGTTGGGGCAAGATAATACACGAGGGGCAGAAGTACTTCAGGCTCGGATGGTGGATGCCCCTCTTCCCCGGCCTCTTCTTATCAATGCTGGTAGTCTCGGTGAACGCCGTCGCCGACTCTCTCAGCTTCTACCTCAACCCGAAGCTGAGGCCCAGATAG
- a CDS encoding ABC transporter ATP-binding protein: MGEQAVLLDVRNLRKYFGVRGSLFKKVRAVDGVSFQIRRGETFGLVGETGSGKSTLGRTVLMLYEPTSGEIYFDGVNVVKARGKSLKLFRRSAQMVFQDPHTSLNPRMTIAEILLEPLREHGLISGDPEGFLVEHMKSVGLGAEHLYRYPHELSGGQKQRVAILRAVLLRPKFIVLDEPTSSLDVSVQAQILELLRELQSMYNLTYMFISHDIAVVRHMSDRIAVMYLGKIVEIGASEEVFLEPLHPYTQALFSSIPIPDPRLTKSRTKIKLIGEPSSPIDPPPGCRFHPRCPKAVEICRLKEPPEVELGGGRRVSCWLYAPPP, encoded by the coding sequence TTGGGTGAGCAGGCGGTTCTGCTCGACGTCAGGAACCTCAGGAAGTACTTCGGCGTCCGAGGATCTCTCTTCAAGAAGGTGCGCGCCGTAGATGGCGTGTCCTTTCAAATCCGCCGAGGCGAGACTTTCGGGCTCGTAGGGGAGACCGGCTCGGGCAAATCGACGCTTGGCAGGACCGTTTTGATGCTCTACGAGCCTACATCGGGGGAAATATATTTTGACGGAGTGAACGTGGTCAAGGCCAGAGGGAAGAGCCTCAAGCTCTTTAGGCGCAGCGCTCAGATGGTCTTTCAGGACCCTCACACGTCTCTCAATCCTAGGATGACGATAGCCGAGATACTGCTCGAGCCCCTCCGCGAGCATGGTCTGATCTCGGGAGACCCCGAGGGCTTCCTCGTAGAGCACATGAAGAGCGTCGGGCTAGGCGCGGAGCACTTGTATAGGTACCCCCATGAGCTTTCGGGAGGTCAAAAACAGAGAGTCGCTATCCTGCGGGCTGTGCTATTGAGGCCTAAATTCATTGTACTGGACGAGCCGACGAGCTCTCTGGACGTCTCGGTCCAGGCTCAGATACTGGAGCTCCTCAGAGAGCTCCAGTCAATGTACAACCTCACGTACATGTTCATTTCGCACGATATAGCCGTCGTGAGGCATATGAGCGATAGGATCGCCGTGATGTATTTGGGCAAGATCGTGGAAATAGGAGCCTCGGAGGAGGTGTTCCTAGAGCCTCTACATCCTTACACGCAGGCCCTCTTTTCCTCGATTCCGATCCCCGACCCGCGCCTAACGAAGAGCAGGACTAAGATAAAGCTCATCGGGGAGCCGAGCAGCCCGATCGATCCTCCGCCGGGCTGCAGATTCCACCCCAGGTGCCCCAAGGCCGTGGAGATCTGCAGGCTCAAGGAGCCGCCCGAGGTAGAGCTCGGGGGAGGCAGGAGGGTCTCCTGCTGGCTGTACGCTCCCCCGCCGTGA
- a CDS encoding ABC transporter permease: MIRYVASRLIQGLITVFIAVLIIFSVVNLAPGDPILFLVGGGEPPPPDVVAQLRREYGLDRPLIERLGIYASKLLRLDLGHSYIYQISVAEMVLARLKATALLAIPAYVLSTLFGVALAVVATRRPGTLLDKLINGSSTVLFSLPTFWVGEVLVLVFAVKLDLLPASGLTDPKTPPGLWNYLTDVARHIVLPLATLTLVYLGLMTRVARSLILEVMQEDFVMMARAVGYDERTLVTRYALRVAILPVITMANYNLAFLLSGSILVETVFSWPGIGTLLYDSILKRDYPMISGIFYATILFSVLINLVTDLVYALLDPRVRLARR, encoded by the coding sequence ATGATAAGATACGTCGCGAGCAGGCTTATTCAGGGCCTCATCACGGTTTTCATCGCGGTCCTCATAATTTTTTCCGTGGTTAATCTAGCACCCGGAGACCCCATATTATTCCTTGTAGGCGGCGGAGAGCCTCCACCGCCAGACGTAGTAGCCCAACTTAGACGAGAGTACGGACTAGATAGACCCCTCATCGAGAGATTGGGCATCTACGCGTCCAAGCTCTTGCGCCTGGACCTCGGCCACTCCTATATCTATCAAATTAGCGTGGCCGAGATGGTATTGGCAAGGCTCAAGGCTACGGCTCTCTTGGCTATCCCTGCCTACGTCCTCTCGACTCTCTTCGGCGTGGCGTTGGCCGTTGTAGCTACGAGAAGACCGGGCACCCTCCTCGATAAACTGATCAACGGCTCTTCCACGGTTCTCTTCTCGCTGCCCACGTTCTGGGTCGGGGAGGTCCTAGTGCTGGTCTTCGCCGTGAAGCTCGACCTCCTGCCGGCCAGCGGCCTCACCGATCCCAAGACTCCCCCAGGCTTGTGGAACTACCTGACCGACGTGGCGAGGCACATCGTGCTCCCGCTCGCCACGCTGACTCTCGTGTACCTAGGACTGATGACCAGAGTCGCGAGGTCGCTGATCCTGGAGGTCATGCAGGAGGACTTTGTCATGATGGCGAGAGCGGTTGGATACGACGAGAGGACTCTCGTGACTAGGTACGCCCTCCGCGTGGCGATACTCCCCGTCATAACCATGGCCAACTACAACCTGGCGTTCCTCCTCTCGGGCAGCATACTGGTCGAGACGGTTTTCAGCTGGCCCGGCATAGGGACTCTCCTCTACGATTCGATACTCAAGAGAGATTATCCGATGATCTCTGGGATATTCTACGCCACCATACTGTTCTCTGTACTGATCAATCTTGTCACGGACCTCGTCTACGCGCTCCTCGATCCAAGAGTCAGGCTCGCGAGAAGGTGA
- a CDS encoding ABC transporter permease codes for MEAVYRALTLAIELYVKLREKLQRGWASKNSSRIREWKLTAYAFSKSKIGVAGGIITAVVLVLAVIGPYIAWEPYWDYGVLRDPSLHLRPPCLPPSCSGYPILGTDELGRDILSLSLYGVRISVVISAVVVLLGAPLGILLGLVAGYKGGLIDEVIMRLTDVFIAFPALILAIAFASALPGRIRGVLEEHEMLTALLSSLFGLRPQEYGQLAALLAIWLALVLVWWPGYARVVRGAVLSVREQPFVEAAKLIGLPTSRILFKHVLPNVISPVLVMMTFDLATAALFAASLSFLGLGPQEPVAELGFLISKAGRYFPERTWHAVFYFGSLLMLIALGWNLLGDALRDILDPKTRRAVEFEAEEKR; via the coding sequence TTGGAGGCCGTCTACAGAGCGCTTACGCTGGCGATAGAGCTCTACGTGAAACTGCGCGAGAAGCTCCAAAGAGGCTGGGCCTCCAAGAACTCCAGCAGAATCCGAGAGTGGAAGCTGACGGCCTACGCTTTCAGCAAATCGAAGATCGGGGTAGCCGGGGGCATCATTACGGCGGTCGTATTAGTTCTAGCTGTGATCGGGCCCTACATAGCGTGGGAGCCATATTGGGATTATGGGGTCTTGAGAGACCCCTCACTGCATCTCAGACCCCCCTGTCTTCCGCCGTCTTGCAGCGGTTATCCCATTTTGGGAACCGATGAGTTGGGACGCGACATTTTATCGCTCTCTCTCTATGGAGTGAGGATATCGGTCGTTATCTCCGCCGTAGTAGTGTTGTTGGGAGCGCCGCTGGGCATACTACTGGGCCTCGTGGCGGGGTACAAAGGAGGACTGATCGACGAAGTTATCATGAGGTTGACGGATGTCTTCATAGCTTTCCCAGCTCTCATCTTGGCCATAGCCTTCGCGTCCGCTCTCCCCGGCAGAATAAGAGGCGTCCTCGAAGAGCACGAGATGCTGACAGCCCTGCTCTCCTCGCTCTTTGGCCTAAGGCCCCAAGAGTACGGACAGCTCGCGGCTCTTCTAGCGATCTGGTTGGCGTTGGTGTTGGTCTGGTGGCCCGGCTACGCGAGGGTCGTCCGCGGCGCGGTCCTCAGCGTGCGCGAGCAACCCTTCGTGGAGGCGGCGAAGCTGATTGGGTTGCCGACCTCCAGGATCCTCTTCAAGCACGTGCTGCCCAACGTGATATCCCCGGTGCTCGTGATGATGACATTCGACCTAGCCACGGCCGCGTTGTTCGCGGCGTCGCTCTCTTTCCTTGGTCTCGGGCCGCAGGAGCCCGTAGCTGAGTTAGGCTTCCTCATATCTAAGGCCGGCCGATACTTCCCTGAGCGCACTTGGCACGCTGTGTTTTACTTCGGGAGCCTCCTGATGCTTATCGCGCTCGGCTGGAATCTCCTGGGCGATGCTTTGAGAGATATCCTCGACCCTAAGACGAGGAGAGCCGTGGAATTCGAGGCGGAGGAGAAGAGATGA
- a CDS encoding S16 family serine protease yields MRWSTLSATLLVLLALGALLGDCSSPVGSASVPALAVSQTANNTLVGSVSRVDVRVLRPGSGTVYVATEPLSDVDLQASARAAAFVAAYLAGVDLFSFDYLVAVRADSPIIGGPSAGLPMSVAIFSALTNSTIRPGVVATGMIFPDGLVGPVGGVPEKVAAALEAGYKLILVPMGQSLYNKTTYVEERVGRRTVIVPTTTLVNVSQIAASRGAVVVEVATLADALRYFTGLDLTLNGSTWRPSLRGDEERLLEKYYALLSEQARGALSRASSEAIRVAKNESLRSYLEDLLSSSESFLNESEKLWDSELYYPALSYAFVSFYTSLAAENTLAAYESGDVRGFASSYIERLRSSLERYRELYSVRTRVGSMSVDEFFCLQEVYARLVDASDSLSKASSLISTSPIEAVYYASYADARMKSAGFWLELADIEREESFPVAYFDRLTAWLLSYAKTCVSYLESLQASGGSFPSIDELEERLSEAVASFEAGDVVAAMALSLEVVLDSTLSLHEIYALDLGSLVAPLKAQISLATTRSGGREPLSAKLYFQMGSSREARGDLGGAIMYYERALLILMTSGVLSQTQRDGLSVSAEILTRSPQSESVSQPSLSVAYVTLSMLVLIAAVLGLLALIERSRT; encoded by the coding sequence TTGCGTTGGTCAACTTTGTCGGCGACTCTTCTCGTCTTACTCGCGCTCGGGGCCTTGCTCGGCGACTGCTCGAGCCCGGTGGGCTCGGCCTCGGTTCCCGCGCTGGCTGTCTCTCAGACGGCGAACAACACTCTCGTGGGCTCGGTCAGCAGAGTGGACGTGAGGGTCCTGCGACCTGGATCCGGGACGGTCTACGTGGCGACCGAGCCGCTCAGCGACGTAGATCTTCAGGCTTCGGCGAGAGCGGCCGCCTTCGTGGCCGCTTATCTGGCCGGAGTTGACCTCTTCTCGTTCGACTACCTCGTCGCGGTTAGGGCCGATTCTCCGATCATAGGGGGTCCCTCGGCCGGCCTCCCCATGAGCGTGGCCATCTTCTCTGCTCTCACCAACTCGACCATCAGACCGGGCGTGGTCGCCACCGGAATGATATTCCCGGATGGACTCGTTGGACCCGTGGGAGGAGTGCCGGAGAAAGTCGCCGCGGCCCTCGAGGCTGGCTACAAGCTCATCTTAGTGCCGATGGGGCAGTCGCTCTACAATAAGACGACTTACGTCGAGGAGCGCGTGGGTCGTCGAACCGTGATCGTTCCAACGACCACTCTCGTGAATGTTTCGCAGATCGCGGCGTCACGCGGCGCGGTCGTCGTCGAGGTGGCCACTCTGGCCGACGCTCTGCGATACTTCACCGGCTTGGATCTGACGCTAAACGGGAGCACGTGGAGGCCTTCCCTTAGGGGAGACGAAGAGAGGCTATTGGAGAAATACTATGCGCTGCTCTCCGAGCAGGCCAGAGGCGCGCTCTCTCGTGCATCGAGCGAGGCGATTCGAGTCGCGAAGAACGAGAGCTTGCGCTCGTACCTCGAGGACTTGTTGAGCTCGTCCGAGAGCTTCCTCAATGAGTCCGAGAAACTTTGGGACTCCGAGCTATATTACCCGGCGCTCTCGTACGCGTTCGTTTCTTTCTATACTTCTCTCGCCGCCGAGAATACTCTTGCTGCATATGAGTCCGGCGACGTGCGGGGCTTCGCATCGAGCTACATCGAGAGGCTGCGCTCCTCTTTAGAGCGCTACCGAGAGCTCTACTCGGTTAGGACTCGCGTCGGCTCCATGTCGGTCGACGAGTTCTTCTGCCTCCAGGAAGTCTACGCTAGACTCGTGGACGCGTCCGATAGCCTTAGCAAGGCCTCTTCGCTTATCTCGACAAGCCCTATCGAAGCCGTCTATTACGCGTCCTATGCCGATGCCAGGATGAAATCTGCCGGCTTCTGGCTCGAGCTGGCCGACATAGAGCGAGAGGAGTCCTTCCCGGTCGCTTACTTCGACAGACTTACCGCTTGGCTCCTTAGCTACGCCAAGACCTGCGTCAGCTACCTAGAGTCCCTACAGGCCTCTGGGGGGAGCTTCCCGAGCATAGACGAACTAGAAGAGAGGCTGAGCGAGGCTGTCGCCTCCTTCGAGGCGGGCGACGTCGTCGCCGCCATGGCCTTGAGCCTGGAAGTAGTCCTAGATTCTACTCTCTCGTTGCACGAGATTTACGCGCTCGACCTGGGCTCTCTCGTCGCTCCTCTCAAGGCGCAGATATCTCTGGCGACGACGAGATCGGGGGGACGGGAGCCCCTCTCGGCCAAGCTCTACTTCCAAATGGGGAGCTCGAGAGAGGCGCGGGGCGATTTAGGCGGAGCTATCATGTACTATGAGAGAGCGCTCTTAATACTGATGACGAGCGGCGTGCTCTCGCAAACGCAACGAGACGGGCTCAGCGTAAGCGCGGAGATCCTAACGAGAAGCCCGCAGTCCGAGTCAGTTAGCCAACCGAGTCTCTCCGTCGCGTACGTCACACTCTCAATGCTCGTTTTAATAGCCGCGGTCTTAGGTCTCTTGGCCTTGATCGAGAGGTCTCGGACTTGA